In Montipora capricornis isolate CH-2021 chromosome 4, ASM3666992v2, whole genome shotgun sequence, a single genomic region encodes these proteins:
- the LOC138046844 gene encoding uncharacterized protein — translation MSKSNATVKDITNRLQKAKSSFVQLNKVWRSPNISEKTKIKIKNSNVLSVLLYGAECWRRTQRDSQRLSGFHTSCLRKICRICWPQKITNKELYQRTGQRDITTVIMQRRWRWLGHVIRKDRDSITRTALRWTSDSGRRKRGLPRETWRRTIEAEMKTSGKIWKELEKAAMDREQWKSLVSALCAT, via the coding sequence ATGAGCAAAAGCAATGCCACAGTTAAGGACATCACCAACCGTCTCCAGAAGGCCAAATCATCATTTGTCCAGCTAAATAAAGTATGGAGGTCACCTAACATCAGTGAAAAAACGAAGATAAAGATCAAAAACAGCAATGTCTTATCAGTACTACTGTATGGTGCAGAATGTTGGAGGCGTACCCAAAGAGACAGCCAAAGACTGTCAGGTTTCCACACTTCTTGCCTGAGAAAGATATGCAGGATATGCTGGCCCCAGAAGATCACAAACAAGGAACTATATCAAAGGACAGGCCAAAGAGACATCACCACGGTAATAATGCAAAGAAGATGGAGGTGGCTTGGGCATGTTATCAGGAAAGACCGAGATAGCATAACACGAACTGCATTAAGGTGGACATCGGATAGTGGAAGAAGGAAGAGAGGTCTTCCAAGAGAAACTTGGAGGAGGACGATCGAGGCAGAAATGAAAACATCAGGGAAGATATGGAAAGAACTTGAGAAGGCAGCAATGGACAGGGAGCAATGGAAATCTCTGGTCTCAGCCTTATGTGCCACCTAG
- the LOC138046845 gene encoding uncharacterized protein: MAEIEGASRDVSNEAGETPTMNALASMVQSVVQEMKAMNRRMDQLGEPVNLEDEDLDYEEGELEHGDADRESIVSLDTKVNELTKARKAGNKKSKSTSALHDIAQDLDLSEKTGSAVDEELANIVNSLLKDKIPDEKTQAKVDQYPKPANIEGLRTPRVNPLIWSQLPAQVRTQDSKHQKSQNSLVAAVVAITKATDIVLKQNQSDNKELLTALTDGIALAMNCLHDMNSTRRQSLKKDLHRDYAALCNATTVPSSSEFLFGDLSKLTKDISDANKLTKRVRPASHSSTRGRKSAFTNHYSANRNRRFAPYAYSRARYNDNNNFLSKSRSPPTKGKKESITK; encoded by the coding sequence ATGGCAGAAATTGAAGGAGCATCTCGCGACGTCTCCAACGAGGCCGGTGAGACGCCAACCATGAACGCTTTGGCCAGCATGGTCCAGTCTGTAGTACAAGAAATGAAAGCAATGAACCGACGAATGGATCAGCTGGGCGAGCCCGTTAACCTCGAAGACGAGGACCTCGACTACGAAGAGGGCGAACTGGAGCATGGAGATGCTGACAGAGAATCAATTGTTTCTCTCGATACAAAGGTCAACGAATTGACCAAAGCCCGCAAGGCgggaaacaaaaaatcaaagagCACTAGTGCTCTTCATGACATAGCTCAGGATCTCGATCTGAGTGAGAAAACTGGGAGCGCTGTGGATGAGGAACTGGCTAATATTGTGAATAGTCTCCTCAAAGACAAAATTCCAGACGAAAAGACCCAAGCAAAGGTCGATCAATATCCTAAGCCTGCGAACATCGAGGGgcttagaacgccacgagtaaACCCACTCATTTGGAGCCAGCTCCCAGCACAAGTCCGCACACAGGATTCGAAACATCAAAAGTCACAAAATTCTCTTGTGGCAGCCGTTGTTGCTATTACCAAAGCGACGGATATTGTTCTGAAACAAAACCAATCAGACAACAAAGAGCTCTTGACCGCCCTCACCGACGGCATTGCTTTGGCAATGAATTGCCTGCATGATATGAATAGCACTAGACGCCAGTCGCTGAAGAAAGACTTGCACAGGGACTACGCCGCTTTATGCAATGCCACAACAGTTCCATCATCGTCTGAATTCTTATTTGGCGATTTGTCTAAGCTGACAAAAGATATCTCGGACGCCAATAAGTTAACGAAGAGAGTAAGACCGGCGTCACACAGTAGCACACGTGGCCGGAAATCTGCATTTACAAACCATTACTCTGCAAACCGAAACCGACGCTTTGCTCCCTACGCTTACTCAAGAGCTCGCTacaacgataataataattttttatcgaaAAGCCGCTCTCCGCCGACGAAAGGGAAAAAGGAGAGCATAACCAAGTAA
- the LOC138044923 gene encoding uncharacterized protein gives MPTENPTGQRERYIDRTSVAHTNMVPSGFTVTLQPTLDLPTIPQTTSAHIPQQTAPITPETPLNGMSAIRNSFQQYNVSKEVIEVLMASWRPGTKKQYSTYLNKWLEFCSQRTIDYSSPKMSEAVEFLMTLHSQGLSYSSINTARSALSSILKLENCDNFGTHPLVTRFMKGIYELIKPKPKYNQIWDVSQVLDYLKTLYPLEKLSLKELTQKTVMLLLLVTGQGGQFIHLLSLNGIQLTPQTAYLSLEEHTKTSRPSNTAAAITVTEFTPDSKICPLMTLKAYMKKTETLRNGENKLFISFIKPNKAVSRDTISRWTKQVLTNSGIDTKIFTSHSTRAASATKSHQNEIPLDTILNTIGWESAKTFQKYYHKPVLGPRGATLAEAVLS, from the coding sequence ATGCCTACAGAAAATCCAACAGGACAAAGGGAAAGGTATATTGATCGTACCAGTGTGGCCCACACAAACATGGTTCCCTCTGGTTTTACAGTTACTCTACAGCCAACCCTGGATCTACCAACCATCCCCCAAACTACTTCAGCACACATCCCACAACAGACTGCACCCATTACACCAGAAACTCCACTTAATGGTATGTCCGCTATCCGGAACTCTTTCCAACAATACAACGTTTCTAAAGAAGTCATCGAAGTCCTCATGGCTTCATGGAGGCCGGGCACCAAGAAACAATATTCAACGTACCTCAATAAATGGCTGGAGTTTTGTAGTCAGAGGACAATTGATTACAGTTCCCCAAAGATGAGCGAGGCTGTGGAGTTCTTGATGACATTACATAGTCAGGGATTGAGTTACTCCAGCATTAATACAGCACGATCAGCATTATCATCTATTCTTAAACTTGAGAACTGTGATAACTTTGGAACTCATCCACTGGTCACACGTTTTATGAAAGGTATTTACGAGCTAATCAAACCAAAGCCAAAGTACAATCAAATATGGGATGTCTCACAAGTCCTGGACTACCTTAAAACATTGTATCCGTTAGAGAAGCTATCCCTGAAGGAACTCACACAAAAAACAGTTATGTTACTTCTGTTAGTAACTGGCCAAGGAGGGCAATTCATCCACCTACTATCATTAAATGGAATCCAATTGACACCCCAGACTGCCTATCTGTCACTAGAGGAACACACTAAGACAAGCAGACCCAGCAACACAGCAGCTGCCATAACGGTTACTGAATTCACTCCTGACAGTAAAATATGTCCCCTCATGACACTGAAAGCTTATATGAAGAAGACAGAAACACTACGGAATggagaaaacaaactgttcataaGTTTCATAAAACCTAACAAGGCTGTGTCAAGAGACACGATTTCCAGGTGGACAAAGCAGGTTTTAACAAACTCTGGTATAGACACAAAAATTTTTACTTCACACAGTACAAGAGCTGCCTCAGCAACAAAGTCTCATCAAAACGAAATCCCTCTGGATACCATACTAAACACAATTGGTTGGGAATCCGCAAAAACATTCCAGAAATACTATCATAAACCAGTGCTAGGCCCAAGAGGAGCAACACTAGCAGAAGCAGTTTTGTCCTAG
- the LOC138046846 gene encoding uncharacterized protein — protein MPVAFKEANGCMVKPSTCLEERSTLQQILDADDGALHKDEIDDFHEHLNRQDAHIQFTKDCTALLSDAIEEAQQLLSRVENECKKIGLGLNGLKTKSIVYNIEDPEPLCTQDGTELEWKDDVTYLGSWVDSPDKDITIRKAQAWKALNGMSRIWSSKMKSDLKKRFFIATVESIRYMAVKAELCLLPRKKFLNGTYTRMLRKALNIHWSSHTPNEQRYGELPAVSDRIASSRLQLAGHCYRHPELSTQKLVPWQPTHGHLGRGRRKTEEGHWCC, from the exons ATGCCTGTGGCTTTCAAAGAGGCTAATGGTTGTATGGTCAAACCATCGACTTGTCTCGAGGAACGATCAACACTGCAGCAAATCTTGGATGCTGATGATGGTG cTCTACACAAAGatgaaatcgacgattttcacgaacatctcaacagacaagacgcccacattcagtttaccaaggattGCACAGCACTGCTATCAGATGCAATTGAAGAAGCACAACAACTTCTCTCAAGAGTTGAAAATGAATGTAAGAAAATTGGACTTGGTCTTAATGGTCTGAAAACGAAATCTATAGTCTACAACATCGAGGACCCAGAACCATTATGCACTCAAGATGGAACTGAGCTAGAATGGAAGGATGACGTTACGTACCTCGGGTCATGGGTCGATAGCCCTGATAAGGATATCACAATTAGAAAAGCTCAGGCCTGGAAAGCACTTAACGGTATGTCAAGAATATGGTCCTCCAAAATGAAATCAGATCTAAAAAAGAGGTTCTTCATAGCCACAGTGGAATCCATCCGTTATATGGCTGTGAAGGCTGAACTATGCCTGTTGCCCAGGAAAAAATTCCTCAATGGAACGTACACAAGAATGCTACGCAAAGCCCTCAACATACACTGGAGCAGTCACACACCAAACGAACAACGGTATGGTGAGTTACCAGCAGTCAGTGACAGGATAGCATCAAGCCGACTTCAGCTTGCGGGTCACTGTTATCGTCATCCTGAGCTAAGTACGCAGAAACTTGTACCATGGCAACCAACGCATGGGCACCTTGGAAGAGGACGACGGAAGACCGAAGAGGGACACTGGTGCTGCTGA